A genome region from Kogia breviceps isolate mKogBre1 chromosome 13, mKogBre1 haplotype 1, whole genome shotgun sequence includes the following:
- the DSE gene encoding dermatan-sulfate epimerase isoform X3, protein MTLIRRPTFKDKAFSSPSKDWLVKDAPWDEVPLAHSLVGFATAYDFLYNYLSKTQQERFLEVIANASGYMYETSYRRGWGFQYLHNHQPTNCMALLTGSLVLMNQGYLQEAYLWTKQVLTIMEKSLVLLREVTDGSLYEGVAYGSYTTRSLFQYMFLVQRHFDINHFGHPWLKQHFAFMYRTILPGFQRTVAIADSNYNWFYGPESQLVFLDKFVMRNGSGNWLADQIRRNRVMEGPGTPSKGQRWCTLHTEFLWYDASLKSVPPPDFGTPALHYFEDWGVVTYGSALPAEINRSFLSFKSGKLGGRAIYDIVHRNKYKDWIKGWRNFNAGHEHPDQNSFTFAPNGVPFITEALYGPKYTFFNNVLMFSPAVSKSCFSPWEGQVTEDCSSKWSKYKHDLAASCQGRVVAAVEKNGVVFIRGEGVGAYNPQLHLKNVQRNLILLHPQLLLLVDQIHLGEDSPLETAASFFHNVDFSFEETVVDGVHGAFIRQRDGLYKMYWMDDTGYSEKGTFASVTYPRGYPYNGTNYVNVTTHLRSPITRAAYLFIGPSVDVQSFSVHGDSQQLDVFIATSEHAYATYLWTGETTEELALAQVIADRQKILFDWSSAIKSAVVPEVKHYAAIVEQNLQHFKPVFQLLEKQILSRVRNTASFRKTAERLLRFSDKRETEEAIDRIFAISQQQQQQQQQSKSKKNRRGGKRYKFVDAVPDIFAQIEVNEKKIRQKAQILAQKELPIDEDEEMKDLLDFADVTYEKHKNGDLMKGRFGQARMVTTRSRAPAMSASYTRLFLILNIAIFFVMLAMQLTYFQRAQSLHGQRCLYAVLLIDSCILLWLYSSCSQSQC, encoded by the exons ATGACACTGATCCGTAGACCCACATTCAAAGACAAGGCTTTTAGCTCCCCTTCAAAAGATtg GTTGGTGAAAGATGCTCCTTGGGATGAAGTCCCACTCGCTCACTCCCTGGTTGGTTTTGCCACTGCCTATGACTTCTTGTACAACTACCTGAGCAAGACACAACAGGAGAGGTTTCTTGAAGTGATTGCTAATGCCTCGGGATATATGTATGAAACTTCATACAGGAGAGGATGGGGATTTCAATACCTGCACAATCATCAGCCCACCAACTGCATGGCTTTGCTCACAGGAAGCCTAGTCCTGATGAATCAAG GGTATCTTCAAGAAGCTTACTTATGGACCAAACAAGTTCTGACCATCATGGAGAAGTCTCTTGTCTTGCTCCGAGAGGTGACAGATGGCTCCCTCTATGAAGGAGTTGCATATGGCAGCTACACCACTAGATCACTCTTCCAGTATATGTTTCTTGTTCAGAGGCACTTTGACATCAACCATTTTGGCCACccatggcttaaacaacattttGCATTTATGTATAGAACCATCCTGCCAG GGTTTCAAAGAACCGTGGCTATTGCAGACTCAAATTACAACTGGTTTTATGGTCCAGAAAGCCAATTAGTGTTCCTGGATAAATTTGTCATGCGTAACGGCAGTGGTAACTGGTTGGCTGACCAGATCAGAAGGAACCGTGTGATGGAAGGTCCAGGGACGCCTTCCAAAGGGCAGCGCTGGTGTACGCTTCACACAGAATTTCTCTG GTATGATGCCAGCTTGAAATCTGTCCCCCCTCCAGATTTTGGCACCCCAGCATTGCATTATTTTGAAGACTGGGGTGTTGTGACGTATGGAAGTGCGCTGCCTGCAGAAATCAATAgatctttcctttccttcaagtCAGGAAAACTTGGGGGACGTGCAATATACGACATTGTCCACAGAAACAAATACAAAGACTGGATCAAAGGCTGGAGAAATTTTAATGCAGGGCATGAACATCCTGATCAAAActcctttacttttgctcccaaCGGTGTGCCTTTCATTACTGAGGCTCTCTATGGGCCAAAGTACACCTTCTTCAACAATGTTTTGATGTTTTCCCCAGCTGTGTCCAAGAGCTGCTTTTCTCCCTGGGAAGGTCAGGTCACAGAAGACTGTTCATCAAAATGGTCTAAATACAAGCATGACCTGGCAGCTAGCTGTCAGGGGAGAGTTGTTGCTGCAGTGGAGAAAAATGGGGTGGTTTTCATCCGAGGAGAGGGTGTGGGCGCTTATAACCCCCAGCTCCACCTGAAGAACGTTCAGAGGAATCTGATCCTCCTGCATCCACAGCTTCTCCTCCTCGTGGATCAGATACACCTGGGAGAGGACAGCCCCTTGGAGACAGCAGCAAGCTTCTTCCACaatgtggatttttcttttgagGAGACAGTGGTAGATGGGGTCCATGGGGCTTTCATTAGGCAGCGAGATGGGCTCTATAAAATGTACTGGATGGACGATACTGGCTACAGTGAGAAAGGAACCTTTGCTTCAGTGACATACCCTCGGGGCTATCCCTACAACGGGACCAACTATGTGAATGTCACCACACACCTCCGAAGTCCCATCACCAGGGCAGCTTACCTCTTCATAGGGCCCTCCGTAGACGTTCAGAGCTTCAGCGTCCACGGAGACTCTCAGCAACTGGATGTGTTCATAGCCACCAGCGAGCATGCCTACGCCACTTACCTGTGGACGGGTGAGACCACAGAAGAGCTGGCCTTGGCACAGGTCATTGCCGACCGTCAGAAAATTCTCTTTGACTGGAGTTCAGCCATCAAGAGCGCCGTTGTTCCCGAGGTGAAGCACTACGCTGCTATTGTGGAACAGAACCTGCAGCATTTTAAGCCAGTGTTCCAGCTGCTGGAGAAGCAGATCCTGTCCCGAGTCCGGAACACGGCCAGCTTTAGGAAGACTGCTGAGCGCCTGCTGAGATTTTCAGATAAGAGAGAGACTGAGGAGGCCATCGACAGGATTTTTGCCATatcacagcagcagcagcagcagcagcagcaaagcaAGTCCAAGAAAAACCGAAGGGGAGGCAAGCGCTATAAATTTGTGGATGCCGTCCCTGATATTTTTGCACAGATTGAAGTCAATGAAAAGAAGATTCGACAGAAAGCTCAGATTTTGGCACAGAAAGAACTGCCCATAGATGAAGACGAAGAAATGAAAGACCTTttagattttgcagatgtaacaTACGAGAAACACAAAAATGGTGATTTGATGAAAGGCCGGTTCGGACAGGCTCGGATGGTGACGACCCGCAGCAGAGCCCCAGCAATGTCTGCTTCGTATACCAGGCTGTTCCTGATTTTGAACATCGCTATTTTCTTTGTCATGTTGGCAATGCAACTGACTTATTTCCAGAGGGCCCAGAGCCTACATGGCCAAAGATGTCTTTATGCAGTCCTTCTAATAGATAGCTGTATTTTATTATGGTTGTACTCTTCTTGTTCCCAATCACAGTGTTAG
- the DSE gene encoding dermatan-sulfate epimerase isoform X4 produces the protein MYETSYRRGWGFQYLHNHQPTNCMALLTGSLVLMNQGYLQEAYLWTKQVLTIMEKSLVLLREVTDGSLYEGVAYGSYTTRSLFQYMFLVQRHFDINHFGHPWLKQHFAFMYRTILPGFQRTVAIADSNYNWFYGPESQLVFLDKFVMRNGSGNWLADQIRRNRVMEGPGTPSKGQRWCTLHTEFLWYDASLKSVPPPDFGTPALHYFEDWGVVTYGSALPAEINRSFLSFKSGKLGGRAIYDIVHRNKYKDWIKGWRNFNAGHEHPDQNSFTFAPNGVPFITEALYGPKYTFFNNVLMFSPAVSKSCFSPWEGQVTEDCSSKWSKYKHDLAASCQGRVVAAVEKNGVVFIRGEGVGAYNPQLHLKNVQRNLILLHPQLLLLVDQIHLGEDSPLETAASFFHNVDFSFEETVVDGVHGAFIRQRDGLYKMYWMDDTGYSEKGTFASVTYPRGYPYNGTNYVNVTTHLRSPITRAAYLFIGPSVDVQSFSVHGDSQQLDVFIATSEHAYATYLWTGETTEELALAQVIADRQKILFDWSSAIKSAVVPEVKHYAAIVEQNLQHFKPVFQLLEKQILSRVRNTASFRKTAERLLRFSDKRETEEAIDRIFAISQQQQQQQQQSKSKKNRRGGKRYKFVDAVPDIFAQIEVNEKKIRQKAQILAQKELPIDEDEEMKDLLDFADVTYEKHKNGDLMKGRFGQARMVTTRSRAPAMSASYTRLFLILNIAIFFVMLAMQLTYFQRAQSLHGQRCLYAVLLIDSCILLWLYSSCSQSQC, from the exons ATGTATGAAACTTCATACAGGAGAGGATGGGGATTTCAATACCTGCACAATCATCAGCCCACCAACTGCATGGCTTTGCTCACAGGAAGCCTAGTCCTGATGAATCAAG GGTATCTTCAAGAAGCTTACTTATGGACCAAACAAGTTCTGACCATCATGGAGAAGTCTCTTGTCTTGCTCCGAGAGGTGACAGATGGCTCCCTCTATGAAGGAGTTGCATATGGCAGCTACACCACTAGATCACTCTTCCAGTATATGTTTCTTGTTCAGAGGCACTTTGACATCAACCATTTTGGCCACccatggcttaaacaacattttGCATTTATGTATAGAACCATCCTGCCAG GGTTTCAAAGAACCGTGGCTATTGCAGACTCAAATTACAACTGGTTTTATGGTCCAGAAAGCCAATTAGTGTTCCTGGATAAATTTGTCATGCGTAACGGCAGTGGTAACTGGTTGGCTGACCAGATCAGAAGGAACCGTGTGATGGAAGGTCCAGGGACGCCTTCCAAAGGGCAGCGCTGGTGTACGCTTCACACAGAATTTCTCTG GTATGATGCCAGCTTGAAATCTGTCCCCCCTCCAGATTTTGGCACCCCAGCATTGCATTATTTTGAAGACTGGGGTGTTGTGACGTATGGAAGTGCGCTGCCTGCAGAAATCAATAgatctttcctttccttcaagtCAGGAAAACTTGGGGGACGTGCAATATACGACATTGTCCACAGAAACAAATACAAAGACTGGATCAAAGGCTGGAGAAATTTTAATGCAGGGCATGAACATCCTGATCAAAActcctttacttttgctcccaaCGGTGTGCCTTTCATTACTGAGGCTCTCTATGGGCCAAAGTACACCTTCTTCAACAATGTTTTGATGTTTTCCCCAGCTGTGTCCAAGAGCTGCTTTTCTCCCTGGGAAGGTCAGGTCACAGAAGACTGTTCATCAAAATGGTCTAAATACAAGCATGACCTGGCAGCTAGCTGTCAGGGGAGAGTTGTTGCTGCAGTGGAGAAAAATGGGGTGGTTTTCATCCGAGGAGAGGGTGTGGGCGCTTATAACCCCCAGCTCCACCTGAAGAACGTTCAGAGGAATCTGATCCTCCTGCATCCACAGCTTCTCCTCCTCGTGGATCAGATACACCTGGGAGAGGACAGCCCCTTGGAGACAGCAGCAAGCTTCTTCCACaatgtggatttttcttttgagGAGACAGTGGTAGATGGGGTCCATGGGGCTTTCATTAGGCAGCGAGATGGGCTCTATAAAATGTACTGGATGGACGATACTGGCTACAGTGAGAAAGGAACCTTTGCTTCAGTGACATACCCTCGGGGCTATCCCTACAACGGGACCAACTATGTGAATGTCACCACACACCTCCGAAGTCCCATCACCAGGGCAGCTTACCTCTTCATAGGGCCCTCCGTAGACGTTCAGAGCTTCAGCGTCCACGGAGACTCTCAGCAACTGGATGTGTTCATAGCCACCAGCGAGCATGCCTACGCCACTTACCTGTGGACGGGTGAGACCACAGAAGAGCTGGCCTTGGCACAGGTCATTGCCGACCGTCAGAAAATTCTCTTTGACTGGAGTTCAGCCATCAAGAGCGCCGTTGTTCCCGAGGTGAAGCACTACGCTGCTATTGTGGAACAGAACCTGCAGCATTTTAAGCCAGTGTTCCAGCTGCTGGAGAAGCAGATCCTGTCCCGAGTCCGGAACACGGCCAGCTTTAGGAAGACTGCTGAGCGCCTGCTGAGATTTTCAGATAAGAGAGAGACTGAGGAGGCCATCGACAGGATTTTTGCCATatcacagcagcagcagcagcagcagcagcaaagcaAGTCCAAGAAAAACCGAAGGGGAGGCAAGCGCTATAAATTTGTGGATGCCGTCCCTGATATTTTTGCACAGATTGAAGTCAATGAAAAGAAGATTCGACAGAAAGCTCAGATTTTGGCACAGAAAGAACTGCCCATAGATGAAGACGAAGAAATGAAAGACCTTttagattttgcagatgtaacaTACGAGAAACACAAAAATGGTGATTTGATGAAAGGCCGGTTCGGACAGGCTCGGATGGTGACGACCCGCAGCAGAGCCCCAGCAATGTCTGCTTCGTATACCAGGCTGTTCCTGATTTTGAACATCGCTATTTTCTTTGTCATGTTGGCAATGCAACTGACTTATTTCCAGAGGGCCCAGAGCCTACATGGCCAAAGATGTCTTTATGCAGTCCTTCTAATAGATAGCTGTATTTTATTATGGTTGTACTCTTCTTGTTCCCAATCACAGTGTTAG